From Halanaerobiales bacterium:
AAATATAGGTAGAGCACTGGCTGCTCCTCAAATAGGTTATCTTAAAAAAGTTATCTATGCCAATCTACCTGAAAGAGAAATTGTAATGATAAATCCTAAAATAACCTGGAAAAGTAAGGAAAAATTTATGGTCTGGGACAGTTGTTTTAGTTTTGATATTGCTTTTTTTGTAAAAATATCAAGACATAAAAAAATAAAAGTTAGATATCAGAATACAAAAGGAGAAAACATTACTGAAACTTTTAAAGATGATTTTGCTGAATTATTTCAACATGAAATAGATCATCTGGAGGGAATATTAGCTACTGATCATTTGGAGAAT
This genomic window contains:
- the def gene encoding peptide deformylase; the encoded protein is MAVKNVLKLGNPMLREKSTKIKDFGENTEIIINDLKDTLLSLQAEKNIGRALAAPQIGYLKKVIYANLPEREIVMINPKITWKSKEKFMVWDSCFSFDIAFFVKISRHKKIKVRYQNTKGENITETFKDDFAELFQHEIDHLEGILATDHLEN